The Tripterygium wilfordii isolate XIE 37 chromosome 4, ASM1340144v1, whole genome shotgun sequence genome has a window encoding:
- the LOC119997370 gene encoding WUSCHEL-related homeobox 11-like isoform X2, translated as MEDGNQQQEQGGGGTERSPPPPQAGSSQAGGGEPVRSRWTPKPEQILILESIFNSGMVNPPKDETVRIRKLLEKFGAVGDANVFYWFQNRRSRSRRRQRQLQASLAAAEEEQRNLNQTSNTSSSSSMVSFMATPQSSCYNSLLGGSSSSCGVISDDHGVENLYSITPQMGFHQDLQEQSSGGVSSSILCTPETTNLHYHSVFINGVPTEVPRGPLDMKAMFGDHQDVILVHSSGVPVLVNEFGFLMGLQHGESYFLVSRQT; from the exons ATGGAAGATGGTAATCAACAACAAGAACAAGGAGGTGGAGGCACAGAGagatcaccaccaccaccacaagcaGGATCATCACAAGCAGGAGGAGGTGAGCCAGTTAGGTCAAGATGGACACCAAAACCAGAACAAATCCTAATACTTGAGTCCATCTTCAATAGTGGCATGGTTAACCCTCCAAAAGATGAGACTGTTAGAATAAGAAAACTTCTTGAGAAGTTTGGTGCAGTTGGTGATGCTAATGTCTTCTACTGGTTCCAAAACCGACGATCAAGATCTCGCCGCCGCCAACGCCAGCTTCAAGCCAGCCTCGCCGCGGcagaagaagaacaaagaaatCTAAATCAGACTAGTaatacctcttcttcttcttctatggtTTCTTTCATGGCAACACCCCAGTCTTCTTGTTATAATAGTCTTTTGGGTGGTTCTTCATCATCTTGTGGAGTTATAAGTGATGATCATGGTGTGGAGAATTTGTATTCAATCACTCCACAAATGGGTTTTCATCAAGATTTGCAGGAGCAAAGCTcaggtggtgtttcttcatcaATTTTGTGCACTCCAGAGACAACAAATTTGCACTATCATTCTG TGTTCATCAATGGTGTGCCAACTGAAGTTCCAAGAGGACCTCTTGACATGAAAGCAATGTTTGGTGATCATCAAGATGTAATTTTGGTCCATTCCTCTGGTGTTCCTGTTCTTGTTAATGAATTTGGCTTCTTAATGGGCTTACAGCATGGTGAAAGCTATTTCCTG GTTTCAAGACAAACATGA
- the LOC119997970 gene encoding cyclic dof factor 1-like produces the protein MNSGDMPQSKDPAIKLFGAKIPVPETQIPAKSTLKGLNNCSEIITVESDDTIDLDKSSALEGVKGENKTLVQGNKTLLNSKANEDQVERNSADQEKVFKKPDKILSCPRCNSLETKFCYFNNYNVNQPRHFCKNCQRYWTAGGTIRNVPIGAGRRKNKHLASQYRQILVSSDGVPITRIDAADSSNHELLLPSETAATFRPSSGNGMVPKFGPDATLCESMETVLSLGDQKRGVETGSFSGGGSGEEPSSCGSSMTASSIRGNGLPANVIQKNQVGLPGACNNVNTPNPLQCYPVPPLVFPWSPGLNNVAPMAAPPSAEHAGLPTGSNQNPVQWCPTPMLAVPGFCPSGIPLQFIPASYWGCTPMWPAGTGNMPLAGSNGCLSPSSSTSTSCCSGNGSPTLGKHSRDAYIFDEDKAEKGILVPKTLRIDDPDEASRSPVWATLAIKPNQKDSLSSGAIPKTSGNGSGEGHASGATHILEANPAALSRSHTFQEST, from the exons ATGAACAGCGGAGATATGCCTCAATCAAAAGATCCAGCTATCAAGCTCTTCGGAGCCAAGATTCCGGTCCCCGAAACGCAGATTCCGGCCAAGTCCACGCTCAAG GGTTTGAACAACTGCAGTGAAATAATAACCGTGGAATCTGATGACACCATAGACCTAGATAAGTCTTCTGCTTTAGAAGGTGTGAAAGGAGAAAACAAAACTCTGGTGCAAGGTAACAAAACTTTGCTAAATAGTAAGGCCAATGAAGATCAGGTAGAGAGGAATAGTGCAGATCAAGAGAAGGTTTTTAAGAAGCCAGACAAGATCCTGTCATGTCCACGATGTAATAGTTTAGAAACTAAGTTCTGTTACTTCAATAATTATAATGTCAATCAACCAAGGCATTTCTGCAAGAATTGCCAGAGATATTGGACAGCCGGTGGAACAATAAGAAATGTTCCTATTGGGGCCGGAAGGAGGAAGAATAAGCACTTGGCTTCCCAATACCGTCAGATACTAGTGTCTTCTGATGGAGTTCCGATTACTAGAATAGATGCTGCAGACTCGTCGAATCACGAACTTTTGTTACCCAGTGAAACTGCTGCCACCTTCAGGCCTTCGTCTGGAAATGGGATGGTTCCGAAATTTGGTCCTGATGCTACTCTATGTGAATCCATGGAAACTGTGCTTAGTCTTGGAGACCAGAAGAGAGGTGTGGAGACGGGTTCTTTTAGTGGTGGAGGAAGTGGGGAGGAGCCATCCTCATGTGGATCTTCCATGACAGCTTCGAGTATCAGGGGAAATGGCCTGCCGGCAAATGTCATACAGAAAAATCAAGTTGGTTTGCCAGGAGCTTGTAATAATGTTAATACACCAAATCCTCTACAATGTTACCCTGTACCTCCATTGGTTTTCCCTTGGAGTCCAGGTCTAAACAATGTGGCTCCCATGGCAGCACCACCATCTGCTGAACATGCTGGCTTACCAACTGGCAGTAATCAGAATCCAGTACAGTGGTGCCCCACACCGATGCTGGCAGTTCCTGGCTTTTGTCCATCAGGCATTCCGTTGCAGTTCATACCTGCTTCATATTGGGGTTGCACACCTATGTGGCCTGCTGGGACAGGAAATATGCCACTGGCTGGCTCTAATGGTTGCCTTTCTCCGTCATCCTCTACTAGCACTAGTTGCTGTTCAGGCAATGGCTCACCAACCTTGGGCAAGCATTCCAGAGATGCATATATTTTCGATGAAGATAAAGCAGAAAAAGGTATTTTGGTTCCGAAAACACTGAGAATTGATGACCCAGATGAAGCTTCAAGGAGTCCAGTATGGGCTACATTAGCCATTAAACCCAACCAAAAGGATTCCTTATCAAGTGGTGCTATCCCAAAAACTTCTGGCAATGGATCAGGAGAGGGACATGCATCAGGAGCTACTCATATATTGGAAGCTAACCCAGCTGCTCTTTCACGCTCTCATACATTTCAAGAAAGCACCTAA
- the LOC119996876 gene encoding transcription factor bHLH53-like — protein MAMSFYSNWDSPQFPPTELTEDIFGFGFDINEFSVSDCLIDYPILQSDELCYYTNLLPCFETEYGHLPCLETEHFQYPKRQKSYADQFDSQFTPNLYPNPVPDFVLPEIQAPVTFNYGSNGDNCVKKPNGASLSAQSIAARERRRKITEKTQELGKLIPGGSKMNTAEMFQAASNYVKFLQAQVSILELVGTEQEMESMDRKELEILVTSPTIQEKLCLEEKCLVPVQLVRSLVDDHELKQKSLIMQNNC, from the coding sequence ATGGCTATGAGCTTCTACTCCAACTGGGATTCTCCACAGTTCCCACCAACAGAGCTAACTGAAGACATCTTCGGTTTCGGTTTCGACATTAATGAATTTTCAGTTTCAGATTGTTTGATTGATTATCCAATTTTGCAATCTGATGAGCTATGCTACTACACCAATCTCCTCCCCTGCTTTGAAACAGAGTATGGTCACCTCCCCTGTTTAGAAACAGAGCATTTTCAGTACCCGAAACGCCAAAAGAGCTACGCCGACCAATTTGATTCCCAATTCACACCTAACTTGTATCCTAATCCAGTCCCAGATTTCGTATTACCAGAAATTCAAGCTCCAGTGACGTTCAATTATGGAAGTAATGGTGATAATTGTGTGAAGAAACCGAATGGTGCTAGCTTGTCCGCGCAGAGCATTGCAGCAAGGGAGAGGAGAAGGAAGATAACAGAGAAGACGCAAGAGCTAGGGAAGTTGATTCCTGGTGGGAGCAAGATGAACACTGCAGAAATGTTCCAAGCAGCGTCGAATTACGTCAAGTTCTTGCAGGCTCAAGTCTCGATCCTCGAACTGGTTGGGACAGAGCAGGAAATGGAATCAATGGACAGAAAGGAGCTTGAAATTCTTGTAACATCTCCAACAATTCAAGAGAAGTTGTGCTTGGAGGAGAAATGCTTGGTTCCGGTACAACTGGTTCGATCTCTTGTCGATGATCATGAGTTGAAGCAGAAGTCTTTGATAATGCAAAACAATTGCTAA
- the LOC119996400 gene encoding transcription factor CSA-like → MTPQILQSDCSTGFYGYQEMSFFPPPAPPQLSLSNTFGGLVGNHHVGTEIPEMGFQILGDQNKKPWSFHNRVDKINNGDGEKKKVLSLKLGEEEEQQQQPQAIRSSVSGRNGHTKLCARGHWRPAEDSKLKELVAQYGPQNWNLIAEHLEGRSGKSCRLRWFNQLDPRINRRTFTEEEEERLLAAHRLYGNKWAMIARLFPGRTDNAVKNHWHVIMARKHREQSSIYRRRKPAPSSSSPSSPVVLPNKGLDSMTHRNNASSTDQSTITSTIDESGSTCTDLSLSPSSTRPPTHIFSRFSPVLQQQLQLAQMGEKKMVTMGKNPDFDKFYGTGHGFYNQDGVLVVGVDQSGQSDSNSSEVSAVESVGTKRTSPPSIEDQESEKINLHFIDFLGVGAT, encoded by the exons ATGACTCCACAAATCCTTCAGAGTGATTGTAGTACTGGTTTCTATGGATATCAAGAGATGAGCTTTTTTCCTCCTCCTGCTCCTCctcaactttctctctctaacacaTTTGGGGGTTTAGTGGGTAATCATCATGTAGGGACGGAGATTCCTGAAATGGGGTTTCAGATTTTGGGCGACCAAAACAAGAAACCATGGAGTTTTCATAACAGGGTAGACAAGATAAATAATGGTGatggagaaaagaagaaagttttGTCCTTGAAGTTaggtgaagaagaagagcagcagcagcagcctcAGGCTATTAGGAGCTCTGTCTCTGGCAGAAATGGACACACCAAGCTTTGTGCTAGAGGCCATTGGAGACCAGCAGAAGATTCAAAGCTTAAGGAGCTTGTAGCCCAATATGGTCCTCAAAACTGGAACTTGATTGCTGAGCACCTTGAAGGAAGATCAG GGAAGAGTTGCAGATTAAGATGGTTTAACCAGTTAGATCCAAGGATCAACAGGAGGACTTTcactgaagaagaagaggagagactATTAGCTGCACATAGACTTTATGGTAACAAATGGGCAATGATTGCTAGGCTATTCCCTGGTAGGACTGATAATGCAGTGAAGAATCATTGGCATGTTATAATGGCTAGAAAGCATAGAGAACAGTCTAGCATTTACAGAAGGAGAAAGCCTgctccctcttcttcctctccttcttctcctgTAGTCCTCCCTAATAAAGGACTTGATTCCATGACTCACCGAAACAATGCTTCTAGTACTGATCAATCAACCATTACAAGCACCATTGATGAATCTGGCTCAACCTGCACtgatctctccctctctccttcCTCAACCAGACCACCCACACACATTTTCAGTAGATTCAGTCCCGTACTGCAGCAGCAACTCCAACTAGCGCAAATGG GTGAAAAGAAGATGGTGACAATGGGAAAAAATCCTGATTTTGACAAGTTTTATGGCACTGGCCATGGATTTTATAATCAAGATGGAGTATTGGTGGTGGGTGTGGACCAATCTGGTCAGTCAGATTCAAACTCATCAGAAGTGTCTGCAGTTGAATCAGTTGGCACCAAAAGGACCAGTCCCCCCTCCATTGAAGACCAAGAGAGTGAGAAGATCAATCTGCACTTCATTGATTTCCTTGGAGTAGGAGCTACTTAA
- the LOC119997370 gene encoding WUSCHEL-related homeobox 11-like isoform X1, producing the protein MEDGNQQQEQGGGGTERSPPPPQAGSSQAGGGEPVRSRWTPKPEQILILESIFNSGMVNPPKDETVRIRKLLEKFGAVGDANVFYWFQNRRSRSRRRQRQLQASLAAAEEEQRNLNQTSNTSSSSSMVSFMATPQSSCYNSLLGGSSSSCGVISDDHGVENLYSITPQMGFHQDLQEQSSGGVSSSILCTPETTNLHYHSGIITVFINGVPTEVPRGPLDMKAMFGDHQDVILVHSSGVPVLVNEFGFLMGLQHGESYFLVSRQT; encoded by the exons ATGGAAGATGGTAATCAACAACAAGAACAAGGAGGTGGAGGCACAGAGagatcaccaccaccaccacaagcaGGATCATCACAAGCAGGAGGAGGTGAGCCAGTTAGGTCAAGATGGACACCAAAACCAGAACAAATCCTAATACTTGAGTCCATCTTCAATAGTGGCATGGTTAACCCTCCAAAAGATGAGACTGTTAGAATAAGAAAACTTCTTGAGAAGTTTGGTGCAGTTGGTGATGCTAATGTCTTCTACTGGTTCCAAAACCGACGATCAAGATCTCGCCGCCGCCAACGCCAGCTTCAAGCCAGCCTCGCCGCGGcagaagaagaacaaagaaatCTAAATCAGACTAGTaatacctcttcttcttcttctatggtTTCTTTCATGGCAACACCCCAGTCTTCTTGTTATAATAGTCTTTTGGGTGGTTCTTCATCATCTTGTGGAGTTATAAGTGATGATCATGGTGTGGAGAATTTGTATTCAATCACTCCACAAATGGGTTTTCATCAAGATTTGCAGGAGCAAAGCTcaggtggtgtttcttcatcaATTTTGTGCACTCCAGAGACAACAAATTTGCACTATCATTCTG GAATAATCACAGTGTTCATCAATGGTGTGCCAACTGAAGTTCCAAGAGGACCTCTTGACATGAAAGCAATGTTTGGTGATCATCAAGATGTAATTTTGGTCCATTCCTCTGGTGTTCCTGTTCTTGTTAATGAATTTGGCTTCTTAATGGGCTTACAGCATGGTGAAAGCTATTTCCTG GTTTCAAGACAAACATGA
- the LOC119997562 gene encoding microfibrillar-associated protein 1-like codes for MSVTAGVSDTIIAIRDKLRGKIGQTKVKRYWPGKAPEWADDVDEDGDIRMARSAALEKAFPNQQDSDLAVKDDPRLRRLAEMRIDNREEVRADHRRIRQAEIISTELEEARRLEELEEEDEDALEERRRRIKEKMLQREQEEAALLPEEEEEEVEEEEEGESEYETDSEEDTRGVAMVKPVFVPKSERDTIAERERLEAEEIAIEELAKRKLEERKLETRKIVVEEIQKDSLIQKNLEMEANVADVDTDDDVNEAEEYETWKTREIARIKKDREEREALLKEKEEIERVRNMTEEERREWERKNPKAAPPPKQKWRFMQKYYHKGAFFQDEADDHAATVGTADIYQRDFSAPTGEDKMDKTILPKVMQVKHFGRSGRTKWTHLVNEDTTDWNNPWTYNDPLRAKYNAKMAGMNAPIAKPKGSKKLKNWDNQ; via the exons ATGTCGGTTACAGCTGGTGTTAGCGATACCATTATCGCTATTCGCGATAAGCTGAGAGGGAAAATCGGGCAAACGAAGGTCAAGAGGTATTGGCCTGGTAAGGCTCCGGAGTGGGCAGACGATGTCGATGAAGATGGCGATATTCGTATGGCCAGGTCGGCCGCCTTGGAGAAGGCTTTCCCTAATCAGCAAGATTCTGATCTTGCGGTGAAAGATGACCCAAGGCTGCGCCGTCTCGCTGAGATGAGGATCGATAATCGTGAAGAGGTTAGGGCTGATCACAGGCGTATTAGGCAAGCCGAGATTATTTCTACGGAATTAGAGGAAGCGAGAAGGCTAGAGGAAttggaggaagaagatgaggatGCGTTGgaggagaggaggaggaggattaaGGAGAAGATGCTTCAGAGGGAGCAAGAAGAGGCTGCTCTTCTACctgaagaggaggaggaagaagtggaggaagaggaggaaggaGAGTCTGAATATGAAACTGACTCTGAAGAAGACACAAGAGGTGTAGCAATGGTGAAGCCTGTGTTTGTGCCAAAGTCTGAGAGAGATACAATAGCTGAGCGTGAGCGGCTTGAGGCGGAAGAAATAGCAATTGAGGAATTGGCAAAGAGAAAATTGGAAGAGAGGAAGTTGGAGACGAGGAAGATTGTGGTTGAGGAGATTCAAAAGGATTCACTGATACAGAAAAATTTGGAGATGGAGGCAAATGTTGCTGATGTTGATACTGATGACGATGTCAATGAAGCAGAGGAGTATGAAACATGGAAGACAAGAGAGATTGCAAGGATCAAGAAGGATAGAGAGGAGAGGGAGGCATTGTtgaaggagaaggaagagattgaGAGGGTGAGGAACATGACAGAGGAGGAGAGGAGGGAGTGGGAGAGGAAGAATCCCAAAGCTGCTCCTCCACCAAAGCAGAAATGGAGGTTTATGCAGAAATACTACCACAAGGGTGCCTTCTTCCAAGACGAGGCTGATGACCATGCCGCAACTGTTGGAACTGCTGATATTTACCAGCGTGATTTCTCTGCCCCAACTGGAGAAGATAAGATGGACAAGACCATATTGCCCAAGGTTATGCAGGTCAAACACTTTGGTCGTAGTGGAAGGACAAAATGGACTCACCTTGTCAATGAGGATACAACTGATTGGAACAATCC GTGGACATACAATGATCCTCTACGGGCTAAATATAATGCGAAAATGGCTGGGATGAATGCACCTATTGCTAAACCCAAGGGAAGCAAAAAATTGAAGAATTGGGATAACCAATAA